One window of the Rhodococcus sovatensis genome contains the following:
- a CDS encoding DNA-deoxyinosine glycosylase — protein sequence MTTVHSFAPIVDVSAHSLILGSMPGIASLDAGEYYAHSRNAFWPIMGALFDAGPSIPYEQRTSILTTNGIAVWDVLKLCTRHGSLDSAIVESSIDTNDLAGLLDEHRSIERIFFNGAKAENSFQRYVAPLPRTLTTVRLPSTSPAHASLSFERKLDAWRVIAP from the coding sequence ATGACCACCGTGCACAGCTTCGCACCGATCGTCGACGTCTCGGCCCACTCGCTGATCCTCGGGTCCATGCCGGGAATCGCCTCGCTCGACGCGGGCGAGTACTACGCGCACTCCCGAAACGCCTTCTGGCCGATCATGGGAGCACTGTTCGATGCGGGACCGTCGATTCCGTACGAGCAACGGACATCGATACTGACGACCAACGGAATCGCGGTATGGGATGTGCTGAAGTTGTGCACGCGACACGGAAGCCTCGACTCGGCCATCGTCGAATCCTCCATCGACACCAACGACCTCGCCGGCCTCCTCGACGAGCACCGTTCAATCGAACGGATCTTCTTCAACGGGGCCAAGGCCGAGAACAGCTTCCAGCGGTACGTTGCACCGCTTCCGAGAACCCTGACCACAGTGCGTCTTCCGTCCACCAGCCCTGCACACGCGTCCCTGAGCTTCGAACGCAAACTCGACGCGTGGCGCGTGATCGCACCCTGA
- a CDS encoding alpha/beta hydrolase family protein, with amino-acid sequence MPLVALLTVSLLWSLVVVTPVRAQSDKDTRIVGDRAITDTHSILDVYSPSMDKVISNDILRPASGGALPTLYLLNGALGNEDGVGWLNNSSVADFFADKNVTVVIPIGGRFSFYTDWQSPDPVLGTYKWQTYLTDELPRALEQRFGSTGRTGVAGLSMSGGPALDLAAQAPERFDAAASLSGCPAPSNPFATIGISAMIAGGMNNPFNMWGPPGSPGWAEHDPAVNVEKLRGTALYVSASAGRPGPVDRIPAGAVPPFGGMAVEALVNYCTSLFVDAVHRHGVPATISMRERGAHTWPLFEDQLREAWITTIGPALSV; translated from the coding sequence ATGCCTCTTGTCGCCCTGTTGACAGTCAGCCTCCTGTGGTCACTCGTCGTCGTAACACCAGTACGAGCACAGTCAGACAAGGACACCCGGATCGTCGGCGACCGTGCGATCACCGACACGCATTCGATACTCGACGTCTATTCACCGTCCATGGACAAGGTGATCTCCAACGACATCCTTCGTCCCGCGTCCGGCGGAGCATTGCCGACGCTGTATCTGCTCAACGGCGCCCTGGGGAACGAAGACGGCGTCGGCTGGCTGAACAATTCCTCGGTCGCAGACTTCTTCGCCGACAAGAACGTCACAGTCGTCATTCCCATCGGAGGCCGGTTCAGTTTCTACACCGATTGGCAAAGTCCGGATCCTGTTCTCGGAACATACAAGTGGCAGACGTATCTGACCGACGAACTACCGCGTGCACTCGAGCAAAGATTCGGATCCACCGGACGCACTGGCGTCGCCGGTCTGTCGATGAGCGGCGGACCTGCTCTCGATCTCGCGGCCCAGGCACCCGAAAGGTTCGACGCCGCAGCATCGTTGAGCGGGTGCCCAGCTCCGTCGAATCCGTTTGCCACGATCGGCATCTCGGCGATGATCGCTGGCGGTATGAACAACCCGTTCAACATGTGGGGTCCACCCGGAAGCCCGGGGTGGGCGGAGCACGATCCGGCAGTCAACGTCGAGAAACTTCGGGGAACCGCCCTGTACGTCAGCGCATCCGCCGGCCGCCCCGGGCCCGTAGACCGTATTCCTGCCGGCGCCGTTCCGCCGTTCGGCGGCATGGCCGTCGAGGCCCTCGTCAACTACTGCACATCGTTGTTCGTCGACGCCGTGCACCGACACGGTGTTCCTGCAACGATTTCGATGCGCGAGCGCGGTGCACACACCTGGCCACTCTTCGAGGACCAACTCCGCGAGGCGTGGATCACGACCATCGGCCCCGCATTGTCCGTCTAG
- a CDS encoding DUF1772 domain-containing protein, which yields MIERIATVATTVAAIGCGLTAGVMLAFSVAVMPALRVRPASDGGATMKQINVSIVSPTFLSVFLGSAVAAGIAATSALVSGSDTRVWVTAGALLYIGGCVLVTVAVNVPLNDALAAVDPGSTAGAEVWSNYMTQWTRWNHARTAAAGAACVLLTLATRL from the coding sequence GTGATCGAGCGAATCGCCACCGTTGCCACGACGGTGGCGGCCATTGGTTGCGGGCTCACAGCCGGAGTGATGCTCGCATTCTCGGTCGCGGTGATGCCCGCGCTCCGCGTTCGCCCTGCATCGGACGGTGGTGCAACGATGAAGCAGATCAACGTCAGCATCGTTTCGCCCACATTCTTGTCGGTATTCCTCGGCAGCGCAGTTGCTGCCGGCATCGCAGCAACTTCGGCGCTTGTCTCCGGATCGGATACACGCGTGTGGGTTACTGCGGGCGCACTGCTGTACATCGGCGGCTGTGTTCTTGTCACCGTGGCCGTCAACGTGCCGCTCAACGACGCTCTCGCTGCCGTCGACCCGGGGAGCACTGCAGGAGCTGAGGTCTGGTCGAACTATATGACGCAGTGGACGCGGTGGAACCACGCGCGGACGGCGGCGGCAGGGGCCGCGTGCGTCCTGCTGACACTCGCGACGAGGCTCTGA
- a CDS encoding AraC family transcriptional regulator has product MIVDRLFMLIRPDSAYNPEMRGQDPWASEDPLGEALHFLRMTGAFYARSELSEPWGFAMPEMEDCLWFHVVTSGRCRLDVAGATPRYLVPGEFALVPHGLGHTLSSDEESGRRVPIVHNLPHDYVSDRYAIIRHGGGGLATTMVCGAVRLDHPSAVQLITSLPPLIVVESAPAPHLSWMHSTFGLVADEAKYLRPGGEAVITRLSDILVIQALRSWIENDPAAKVGWLGALQDPAVGPALARIHRHPDVPWTVASLAAEVAMSRSAFSARFTSIVGESPMRYVARWRMRSAHDVLRSGDVTVAELAKRSGYRSEAAFARAFKRVLGVSPGSVRTRAGTSALA; this is encoded by the coding sequence ATGATCGTCGATCGCTTGTTCATGCTCATTCGTCCAGATTCGGCCTACAATCCGGAGATGCGCGGACAGGACCCATGGGCTTCGGAGGATCCACTCGGTGAGGCGCTGCACTTTCTTCGCATGACCGGAGCGTTCTATGCCCGGTCGGAGCTGTCGGAGCCGTGGGGGTTCGCCATGCCGGAAATGGAGGATTGTCTCTGGTTCCACGTCGTGACCAGCGGACGTTGCCGACTCGACGTCGCGGGCGCGACGCCGAGGTATCTCGTACCCGGTGAATTCGCGCTTGTGCCTCATGGTTTGGGCCATACCCTGTCCAGTGACGAAGAGTCCGGACGCAGGGTGCCGATCGTGCACAACCTGCCCCACGATTACGTTTCGGACCGCTACGCAATCATTCGGCACGGAGGTGGCGGCCTGGCGACGACGATGGTGTGCGGCGCTGTGCGGCTCGACCACCCGTCGGCGGTGCAGCTCATCACGTCGCTGCCGCCGTTGATCGTCGTCGAATCCGCTCCTGCCCCGCACTTGTCGTGGATGCACAGCACGTTTGGCCTCGTCGCCGACGAGGCCAAGTACCTCCGGCCGGGCGGAGAGGCGGTCATTACGCGGTTGTCGGACATTCTCGTGATTCAGGCGCTTCGGTCGTGGATCGAAAATGATCCTGCTGCCAAGGTGGGATGGCTTGGCGCGCTGCAGGACCCGGCCGTCGGTCCCGCACTGGCTCGGATTCACCGCCACCCGGACGTACCGTGGACGGTTGCGTCGCTGGCGGCGGAGGTCGCGATGTCACGCTCGGCGTTCTCGGCGCGATTCACCTCCATAGTGGGGGAGTCGCCGATGCGGTACGTCGCGCGGTGGCGGATGCGGAGTGCGCACGATGTGCTGAGATCCGGGGACGTGACCGTCGCGGAACTCGCGAAGCGCAGTGGCTATCGATCGGAGGCCGCGTTTGCGCGGGCATTCAAGCGTGTACTCGGTGTCTCACCGGGGAGTGTGCGTACGCGGGCGGGTACATCCGCCTTGGCTTAG